A single Lactuca sativa cultivar Salinas chromosome 8, Lsat_Salinas_v11, whole genome shotgun sequence DNA region contains:
- the LOC111895904 gene encoding uncharacterized protein At4g28440: MGVLPALTKIDQLRPGAVGIDLIVKVVNSKAIMLRGRNGNQGSNMRLAECLVGDESGIIIFTARNDQVNLMKEGNTVSLKNAKIDMYKGSMRLSVDRWGHLEVTSPNDISIKEDNNLSLIEFELISVQE, translated from the exons ATGGGTGTACTACCAGCTTTGACTAAGATTGACCAACTGCGTCCTGGAGCTGTTGGTATCGACCTTATTGTAAAAGTGGTGAATTCAAAGGCGATAATGTTGCGAGGGCGAAATGGGAATCAAGGAAGCAACATGCGTCTTGCTGAATGCTTGGTTGGTGATGAATCTGGAATCATCATCTTCACTGCTAGAAACGATCAAG TAAATCTGATGAAAGAGGGAAACACGGTGAGCCTTAAAAATGCAAAAATCGACATGTACAAAGGCTCCATGAGACTTAGTGTGGACAGATGGGGTCATCTTGAAGTCACTTCACCTAATGATATTTCCATTAAAGAAGATAACAATTTGTCCCTTATCGAGTTTGAACTTATATCTGTCCAAGAGTGA